The following coding sequences lie in one Candidatus Nitrospira allomarina genomic window:
- the hisZ gene encoding ATP phosphoribosyltransferase regulatory subunit: MKPLRSLIPIGTATLLPHTAQSVRWLEEQLLAHCSTWGYQEIILPTFEYLDVLAVGLAPEILEKCYKFADWGSGRILVLRPDATAQIARMVAMGLGGNALPLRFSYRTTVFRYEPEHRGRDREVFQVGFELLGKDTSQSDAEVVTLLAGLLGRIGLPEWKISLGHVGFFKALLAQSGLSLSGRKQAEIAAAHKDLPQLEKILETERLSRSKVKDILQVPERYGRDEVLEWGMRIAGKDAQLLKPLQRLMQVYRQLIANGVQDHILLDLGEFRGFDYYDGVVFDVFTSTFGSEIGGGGRYNHLVGRFGRNLSAIGLGLDLDRVFSALERGGKVGGNGLKSVRIFTSPLQSEASFALAQRLRGAGICVIEEMIEGSPKSALSWVTKAVRRRGVPCAMIFEEKTSTPQSVLLLEFTSFSQRPRQTRMLVQELPQRLQAFSHGNI, translated from the coding sequence ATGAAACCACTCCGCTCGCTTATTCCCATTGGTACAGCTACATTACTTCCCCATACGGCGCAAAGCGTCCGGTGGTTGGAAGAGCAATTGTTGGCTCATTGTTCCACCTGGGGCTATCAGGAAATCATTCTCCCCACCTTTGAGTATCTTGATGTATTAGCCGTGGGCTTGGCTCCTGAAATCCTGGAGAAATGCTATAAATTTGCGGATTGGGGGTCAGGCCGAATTCTGGTCTTGCGACCTGATGCGACCGCTCAGATTGCTCGGATGGTGGCCATGGGCCTCGGAGGAAATGCTCTTCCCTTGCGGTTTTCCTATCGGACCACAGTTTTTCGGTATGAACCGGAACATCGTGGACGGGACCGTGAAGTATTTCAGGTCGGATTTGAACTGCTTGGCAAGGATACTTCTCAAAGTGATGCTGAAGTCGTGACTTTATTGGCGGGGCTTCTGGGACGAATTGGGTTGCCAGAATGGAAAATTTCTCTTGGTCATGTCGGATTTTTTAAGGCGTTGTTGGCCCAATCCGGTTTGTCTCTCAGTGGGCGAAAGCAGGCAGAAATTGCGGCAGCCCATAAAGACCTTCCTCAGCTTGAAAAAATTTTAGAGACTGAACGGTTATCTCGTTCCAAGGTAAAGGACATATTGCAGGTGCCCGAACGGTACGGCCGTGACGAAGTGCTGGAATGGGGAATGCGAATTGCCGGGAAGGATGCGCAATTGCTTAAGCCCTTACAACGTCTGATGCAGGTGTACCGGCAATTAATCGCAAACGGCGTGCAAGATCATATTCTTTTGGACCTTGGGGAGTTTCGTGGTTTTGACTATTACGATGGTGTCGTGTTTGATGTTTTTACCTCTACGTTCGGCAGTGAAATCGGTGGAGGAGGGCGTTACAATCATTTGGTTGGGCGGTTTGGCCGGAACCTTTCTGCCATTGGATTAGGGTTGGATTTGGACCGCGTGTTTTCCGCCTTGGAGCGGGGAGGAAAGGTGGGCGGCAATGGATTGAAGTCTGTCAGAATTTTTACTTCTCCTCTTCAGTCCGAGGCATCCTTTGCTCTTGCTCAGCGATTACGGGGGGCTGGGATTTGTGTGATTGAAGAAATGATAGAAGGTTCTCCAAAATCGGCTTTGAGCTGGGTTACCAAAGCTGTTCGGCGTCGAGGGGTGCCGTGTGCAATGATTTTTGAAGAAAAGACATCCACCCCGCAATCGGTGCTCTTATTAGAATTCACCTCTTTTTCTCAAAGGCCCCGGCAAACCCGGATGCTAGTTCAAGAACTTCCTCAACGGTTACAAGCATTCAGCCATGGCAATATCTGA
- the dnaB gene encoding replicative DNA helicase: protein MAISEAPEIRVPPQNLEAEQSVLGAILLDNAALNRAMEILSEDDFYRTGNRIVYRGMVALSERNQPVDQITLTDYLRGTGELDQIGGASYIAEIVQVVPSAANIRYHSNIVRDKSLLRGLVQTATEVAMRGYEGTTGTNELLEFAEREIFRLAQGHLGGTFAPVSSIIKDSVEIVDRLYSRKERITGVPTGFSDLDNMLAGLQPSDLIIVAGRPSMGKTSLALGMVEYASLRSNAVVGIFSLEMSRAQLVLRMLSSQALLDSHALRTGQLTKHDWVALTEAASRLEQARIFIDDSGNLTLQQMRGKARRLKAEHGLDLLVVDYLQLMEGRGDSESRQQEISDISRALKGLAKELNIPVIALSQLSRAVENRKPPIPVLADLRESGAIEQDADVVMFIYREEVYEPDTEQKGIAQILVRKHRNGPIGEVDLQFHDRYAKFNNLTRERQAGIV, encoded by the coding sequence ATGGCAATATCTGAAGCGCCAGAGATTCGAGTCCCTCCCCAAAATCTCGAAGCGGAACAATCCGTTCTTGGCGCCATTCTTCTTGATAATGCGGCGCTTAATCGAGCGATGGAAATCTTGTCGGAGGATGACTTTTATCGAACGGGCAACCGGATCGTGTACCGTGGCATGGTGGCATTGTCAGAGAGGAATCAACCTGTTGATCAAATTACTCTGACAGACTATTTGCGAGGGACCGGCGAACTCGACCAGATCGGGGGCGCTTCGTATATTGCAGAAATCGTACAGGTGGTTCCCAGTGCCGCCAATATCCGTTATCACAGTAATATTGTTCGAGATAAATCCTTGCTTCGTGGCCTTGTTCAAACTGCCACCGAGGTGGCCATGCGAGGCTATGAGGGGACGACGGGGACGAATGAACTCCTTGAATTTGCCGAACGGGAAATTTTTCGATTGGCCCAGGGGCATTTGGGAGGAACTTTTGCGCCTGTCAGTAGTATCATTAAGGATAGTGTTGAGATTGTTGACCGGTTGTATAGCCGAAAAGAACGGATCACCGGAGTGCCCACCGGCTTTTCGGACTTGGATAATATGCTGGCTGGGCTTCAACCATCTGATTTAATTATCGTGGCGGGTAGGCCGAGTATGGGGAAGACCAGTTTGGCCTTGGGGATGGTCGAGTATGCTTCTCTTCGATCCAATGCCGTAGTCGGAATCTTTAGTTTAGAGATGTCTCGTGCGCAGCTGGTTTTGCGTATGTTGAGTTCCCAGGCGTTGTTAGACTCTCATGCTCTCCGGACTGGACAGTTAACCAAACATGATTGGGTAGCCTTAACTGAGGCAGCGAGTCGGCTGGAGCAGGCCAGGATTTTCATAGACGATTCTGGAAATTTAACTCTTCAGCAAATGCGAGGGAAGGCTCGACGGTTGAAAGCCGAGCATGGGTTGGACCTCCTCGTGGTCGATTATTTGCAATTGATGGAAGGGCGTGGAGATTCAGAATCTCGTCAACAAGAAATTTCGGATATTTCCCGGGCCTTGAAAGGATTGGCAAAAGAATTGAATATTCCTGTGATTGCCCTTTCTCAGTTAAGCCGGGCGGTGGAAAATCGAAAACCGCCCATCCCCGTGCTGGCTGATTTGCGCGAGTCGGGTGCGATTGAGCAAGATGCCGATGTGGTGATGTTTATCTATCGCGAGGAGGTCTATGAGCCTGATACTGAGCAGAAAGGCATTGCGCAAATCCTGGTGAGAAAACATCGGAATGGACCGATTGGAGAAGTGGATCTGCAATTTCATGACCGGTATGCCAAATTTAATAACTTAACGAGAGAGAGACAGGCTGGTATAGTATAA
- a CDS encoding tetratricopeptide repeat protein, which yields MATRETVHPQAYYHFLRGSLAELNNNATTALEEYQAGMAFDGNSNFLKFRLAKLHFSMSHLTEAVDLAKQIPVSEISQAAMFFDLAKIFAGGGDIGRAVEILSEGERHFPQDERIYISHGTLLLNIKELQMAENVFHDLLVHVPGSAEAHYYLGVIALEAKTKQEAKEHFQDAIALHPTFERAYLKLVAISEEAEEPQVAIDLLERYLIEVNPHHREFRLRVIRLYIGQHNTDKALDHLDYFLQQNPDDLHAQILKAQIYGEMGNFPAAIEQLNAILRVRPNELRVRDFLGLLYEEVKDYERAIQAYRTNVQMDDTFFDSILHLGFVSYRLKRNQEALSYLDQAVSLNPKRPEPYLLLGLTHFQMEEYHKAKARLEEGIHHDPSNAELHFNLGTVYDKLDHFDNVVREMEQALELDPEHADALNYLGYSYADRGIKGEQALSLTQRAVALKPNNGYYVDSLAWALYKLGRIEEALETIQRAVSLVSDDPVIYEHLGDIFLKQDERNKAREAWLHSLQLDSTNKLLGKRFREAGFGEPIPTLSHQSTLAP from the coding sequence ATGGCGACGCGGGAAACTGTCCACCCTCAGGCCTACTATCACTTCCTTCGAGGTTCCCTTGCCGAGTTGAATAACAATGCCACAACAGCTTTAGAGGAATACCAGGCAGGTATGGCATTTGACGGGAATTCGAATTTTTTGAAATTTCGCCTTGCCAAACTGCACTTCTCGATGTCGCATCTGACTGAAGCCGTGGACCTAGCAAAACAAATCCCTGTGTCGGAAATTTCTCAGGCGGCAATGTTTTTCGATTTGGCGAAAATTTTTGCCGGGGGAGGGGATATCGGACGGGCCGTGGAAATTTTGTCTGAAGGGGAACGACACTTTCCTCAGGATGAACGGATATACATTTCTCATGGGACTCTTTTGTTAAATATCAAAGAGCTTCAAATGGCTGAAAATGTATTCCATGATTTATTGGTTCATGTCCCGGGCTCCGCTGAAGCCCATTATTATTTGGGGGTGATTGCTCTGGAGGCGAAAACGAAACAAGAAGCCAAGGAACATTTTCAGGACGCCATTGCTCTTCATCCCACCTTTGAAAGGGCGTACCTGAAGTTAGTGGCCATTTCCGAAGAAGCAGAGGAGCCCCAGGTGGCTATTGACCTTTTGGAGCGCTACTTGATTGAAGTAAATCCGCATCACCGGGAATTCCGGTTGCGTGTTATTCGGCTGTATATTGGCCAACATAACACGGACAAGGCTTTGGACCATTTGGATTATTTTCTTCAGCAAAACCCAGATGATTTGCATGCGCAGATTCTTAAGGCTCAAATTTATGGTGAAATGGGGAATTTCCCAGCTGCAATTGAGCAGTTGAACGCCATCTTGCGCGTGAGACCTAACGAATTGCGCGTTCGCGACTTTCTGGGATTGTTATATGAGGAAGTGAAGGATTATGAGCGCGCGATTCAGGCCTATCGAACGAATGTCCAAATGGACGACACTTTTTTTGATAGTATTCTGCATTTAGGCTTTGTGTCCTATCGGTTAAAACGCAACCAGGAAGCTCTCTCGTATTTGGATCAGGCCGTTAGCCTCAATCCTAAGCGGCCGGAGCCATATTTATTACTGGGGCTGACCCATTTTCAAATGGAAGAATATCACAAGGCCAAGGCCAGATTAGAGGAGGGTATTCACCATGACCCCTCAAATGCCGAACTCCATTTTAATTTAGGCACGGTCTATGACAAATTAGACCATTTCGATAATGTGGTTCGGGAAATGGAACAGGCTTTGGAGTTGGATCCGGAACATGCGGATGCCTTGAATTATTTGGGGTATAGCTATGCCGATCGTGGCATCAAGGGGGAGCAGGCCTTGTCCCTTACGCAACGTGCCGTCGCCTTAAAACCGAATAATGGGTATTACGTAGATAGTTTAGCTTGGGCACTCTATAAGCTGGGACGTATTGAAGAAGCACTGGAAACGATTCAACGAGCGGTCTCTTTAGTGTCCGATGATCCTGTTATTTATGAACATTTGGGGGATATTTTCTTAAAGCAAGACGAGCGAAATAAGGCACGAGAGGCCTGGCTTCATTCACTGCAACTCGATTCAACAAATAAGTTGCTGGGCAAGCGGTTTCGTGAGGCCGGTTTTGGGGAGCCGATTCCTACCCTTTCCCATCAGTCTACCCTGGCTCCCTAG